The Prionailurus bengalensis isolate Pbe53 chromosome C2, Fcat_Pben_1.1_paternal_pri, whole genome shotgun sequence DNA segment AGCAAAATGATATCTCTTCCTGAATGCATGATACAGTTTTTTTCCTTGGCAATCAGTATAACCACGGAATGTTTTCTGCTGGCAACAATGGCTTATGATCGATATGTGGCCATATGCAAACCATTACTTTATCCAGTGATTATGTCCAATACACTATGCATCCAGCTgttagttttgtcattttcaggTGGCCTTCTTCATGCCATAATTCACAATGCTTTGTTATTCAGATTAACCTTCTGTGATTCCATCATAGTACATCACTTTTACTGTGACATTATGCCATTGTTTAAGATTTCTTGTACTGACCCTTCTATTAATTTTctgatagtatttatttttgctggGTCAATACAGACGTTCACCATTCTGATAGTTCTTGTCTCCTATACACTAGTTCTCttttcaatcttaaaaaagaagtcaCTACAAGGCATAAGAaaagccttctccacctgtggAGCCCATCTCTTATCTGTCTGTTTGTACTATGGCCCTCTTGTCTTAATGTATATGCGCCCTGTATCTGCACAATCAGATGATCAAGATATGATGGACTCTCTATTTTATACTCTCATAATTCCTTTATTAAATCCAATTATCTACAGCTTGAGAAATAAGAAAGTCATAGATtcattgagaaaaatattaaagagaatttCTTAGGACACACATTAATATCTGTTCTCTTCTCATTAAAATGACACAAACTTATACAGATTACATATTGCTATGTGTTGATTAGTGTTTACCTTTTACAGTTATAATTGCCCTAATGTTTAAATGACTTAGGGTGAGAGTAAAAATAAAGGTGTATATGTAAAACATAGAAGGAATTTTAATCAAGTGTTCATGACATAAGaataattgaaaaggaaaacaaaaatttttacatgtttggATGTTTCAATGCGGCTTCATAAATGCATTAAGTGCTGCAATATGGTAACTGCTCTAAAAAGAATTTGAATATGATATATTTGACAGCCATACAGCTATGCAGCCTGAAGACTCATACCACGTTACTCCACAGTGGAGTCAGGGTTGTGTTTGagtgaagagagacagaaaagcataATAAGTGATCAGATTTAGGTTCATTCCTGCCTTTCATCTCTCACCATTGATAATATACACAGTTCTACTTATATAAATAAGGTCCTCAGACCTTATTACCGCTACTCACTTCCATCATTTGCTATAAACTTTTTATTGTTCCTATATCCTGCTGATACTCTTACTTCCCAAACAATGCtgttagattatttttaagaaacagatgtcTGACTAAGTAATATCCCACTTCAATAACTTTTCATGGATTTTGCTATCTACCAGATTATTATAAATGGTACACATTTCTAGAGCTGTATAACACATATGCATAAGTCTattcatatatgcatatgtatgaaatgaatgatatagaaggatatctatatacatatcatatagaTTGTATATTTGCTCTTCAGATTATTTATTTGCTAtgtgttgattatttttaaacatttttttcagttataattgCCCTAGGGTTAATGACTTTAGGTGGGAGtacaaataaacaatttttttttttacaaataaacatcttaaatatgtatgtgtgtacacacatacatttgtTCTGCATTTGTTCTCCCTGCATTATTTGAGGTTTATCTCTTAAAAAATCTTGATTTAACTCCCTCCAAATTCTTCTAATAGATTCAGTGTTATCACCACAATGAGTTACTGAAAGCCTTCTGGACACCTTCTTAGGTACATACTTTTGTTTATACAGGTCTCTCCACAGAGGATGCTTCCCCAAGTGCACCCATCTTCACTTACAATTGAAATAGTGTCGCTTCTTTAAGATCTATCTTAAATGTTACAGCTTCCTTGATGCATTTCCAGATTACCAAAATAAGACAGGCATGTTCATTTGTTTGatgtattacatattttatttattcttttaggtCACAAATGGCCTTGTGTAATACTTGGTTTTAGCTTACAAGCCCTTTTAGATTATAATTTAGAAGTCTTAGTACTTTTCCAATTGTTTGCAGTGTCAGTACAGTGGCTTACACACATGAGGTCCTACGTAAGTACTTAGGAAATCTGGCAGCACAAATACTTCAAATGAAGTGAGAGTGCATCACTCATTTTCAATCCTGTAATGAGCCCCAAGAGATTACTGGGCCTGGGGTGTCTGCTGCAAGCCAGCTCAACTTCCTGTTTCTTTCAAGACAATCACAAGTATCATACACCTAAAGTAAATTATTCTTATTCTTCTTATCATTAAGATTAGCTCCTGGGGACAAGGAGGAGCCCTTTAATTAGACGctggtttaaaaatacaaaacacgtaagcatttgaaacaaatattactATGTATTTCTGGAGGTGCAGGTCACGAAATTAGACCAGGTCATCTGCCCATCTGAGGGTACCTCTAAGGCCCAGGAAAGGAAGTGAATACATCAGAGTCCAGACATTGTTATTACTTTCCACTAGAGAATCCATGTTATTGCATTAATCTGTAGTTTGTTACTGTATAACATTCccactgttctgatttttttctgtaaattatcTACACTTGTGCTCATTCACATGATGTTATGACCCAAAGACTGTATTACAATAAAAGCAATTGGTGGGTATTTCTTCTGTTATCATAAAGATTTATTTCacaaatagttcttttttttttttaatttttttttcaacgtttatttatttttgggacagagagagacagagcatgaacgggggaggggcagagagagagggagacacagaatcggaaacaggctccaggctctgagccatcagcccagagcccgatgcggggctcgaactcacggaccgcgagatcgtgacctggctgaagtcggacgcttaaccgac contains these protein-coding regions:
- the LOC122492350 gene encoding olfactory receptor 5H2-like codes for the protein MEKDNATLLTELILTGLTYEPQWQIPLFLVFLVIYLLTIMGNLGLIALIWNEPQLHIPMYFFLGSLAFVDAWVSSTVTPKMLVNFFAKSKMISLPECMIQFFSLAISITTECFLLATMAYDRYVAICKPLLYPVIMSNTLCIQLLVLSFSGGLLHAIIHNALLFRLTFCDSIIVHHFYCDIMPLFKISCTDPSINFLIVFIFAGSIQTFTILIVLVSYTLVLFSILKKKSLQGIRKAFSTCGAHLLSVCLYYGPLVLMYMRPVSAQSDDQDMMDSLFYTLIIPLLNPIIYSLRNKKVIDSLRKILKRIS